The following are encoded in a window of Gramella sp. MT6 genomic DNA:
- the ald gene encoding alanine dehydrogenase, giving the protein MKIGIPKEIKNNENRVGMTPAGVLELSKLGHEVLVQSTAGDCSGFDDKDYHAAGATILPSIDRVYQQSDMIVKVKEPIEQEYDLIKEDQIVFTYFHFASNQNLTEAMINSKSICIAYETVEDDDGTLPLLTPMSEVAGRMAIQQGAKYLEKPVKGKGLLLGGVPGVPPGKVLVLGAGTVGIQAAKMAAGLGAQVTVLDVNMNKLRHVNDIMPSHVVTEFSNEYNIRKHLQTTDLVVGGILITGAKAPKLITRDMLKLMQPGAVIVDVAVDQGGCVETTRPTTHEDPAYIIDDVVHYCVANMPGAVPYTSTLALTNVTLPYVLKLAENGWEKACENDRSLAKGLNIINGKVVFEPILEAFDWNKSFA; this is encoded by the coding sequence ATGAAAATTGGGATTCCAAAAGAGATCAAAAACAATGAAAACAGGGTGGGGATGACTCCCGCCGGAGTACTTGAACTTTCTAAATTAGGTCATGAGGTTCTGGTTCAATCTACCGCTGGCGATTGCAGTGGTTTTGATGATAAAGATTATCACGCTGCAGGTGCAACCATTTTGCCGTCTATAGACCGGGTTTATCAGCAAAGTGATATGATCGTAAAGGTGAAAGAGCCTATTGAACAGGAGTATGATCTCATTAAAGAAGATCAGATCGTTTTTACCTATTTTCACTTCGCTTCCAACCAAAATCTTACTGAAGCAATGATAAATAGTAAGTCTATTTGCATTGCTTATGAAACTGTAGAAGATGATGACGGTACCCTGCCTTTATTGACGCCTATGAGTGAAGTCGCGGGGAGAATGGCTATACAGCAGGGAGCTAAATATCTGGAAAAGCCCGTTAAAGGTAAAGGTCTTTTATTAGGTGGAGTTCCTGGAGTACCTCCCGGTAAAGTACTTGTATTGGGTGCAGGTACAGTCGGGATCCAGGCAGCTAAAATGGCTGCAGGTCTTGGAGCTCAGGTGACCGTTCTCGATGTGAACATGAACAAATTACGTCACGTGAACGATATCATGCCCAGTCATGTGGTAACTGAATTTTCTAATGAATATAATATAAGAAAGCATCTTCAAACCACAGATCTTGTGGTGGGAGGAATACTCATAACCGGTGCAAAAGCTCCAAAGCTTATTACTCGCGATATGCTTAAATTGATGCAGCCCGGGGCGGTGATCGTGGATGTTGCTGTAGATCAGGGTGGTTGTGTAGAAACTACGAGGCCTACTACGCACGAAGATCCGGCTTACATTATAGATGACGTGGTACATTATTGTGTGGCCAATATGCCGGGAGCAGTGCCTTATACTTCAACCCTGGCTCTCACTAATGTGACTTTGCCTTATGTGTTGAAGCTGGCGGAAAATGGCTGGGAAAAGGCTTGTGAAAATGACAGGTCTCTTGCCAAAGGTTTGAATATTATTAACGGGAAAGTGGTCTTTGAGCCAATTCTGGAGGCTTTCGACTGGAATAAATCCTTTGCCTAA
- the rimM gene encoding ribosome maturation factor RimM (Essential for efficient processing of 16S rRNA), translating to MTKEECFYLGKIVAKFSFKGEVLIKLDTDEPETYTEMESVLVEYNDNLVPFFIERSYLHKSTLLRVKFEDLDTEDDAEDMIGTQVYLPLSMLPELPEDKFYFHEIIGFDVVDAEHGNIGKIVSINDTTSQALFEIEKDGKQILIPMNDEFIEKVDKKNRTVRVITPEGLVDLYLG from the coding sequence ATGACAAAGGAAGAATGCTTCTACCTGGGAAAAATCGTTGCAAAATTTAGCTTTAAAGGCGAGGTGCTCATAAAACTTGACACCGATGAGCCTGAAACTTACACAGAAATGGAATCAGTTCTCGTTGAATACAACGATAATCTGGTTCCATTTTTTATTGAACGCTCCTACCTGCACAAAAGCACCCTGCTCAGGGTGAAATTTGAAGATTTAGACACCGAGGATGATGCCGAAGATATGATAGGCACTCAAGTCTATCTCCCACTTAGCATGCTTCCGGAATTACCAGAAGACAAATTCTACTTCCACGAAATTATTGGTTTCGACGTGGTTGATGCCGAACACGGAAATATCGGCAAGATCGTTTCCATCAACGATACCACCTCACAGGCATTATTCGAAATTGAAAAAGACGGCAAACAGATCCTTATCCCCATGAATGATGAATTCATAGAAAAGGTGGATAAGAAAAATAGAACCGTAAGAGTAATTACCCCCGAAGGCCTCGTAGATCTGTATTTAGGTTAG
- a CDS encoding 30S ribosomal protein S16 has protein sequence MPVKIRLQRHGKKGKPFFWIVAADTRAKRDGKFLDKLGIYNPNTNPATIELDVDGAVKWLENGAQPTDTARAILSYKGALLKKHLAVGVKKGALTEEQAEEKFKAWLEEKEGKIGAKKESLSKAQEAEKAKALEAEKEANAKREAEFKEAEEAEAKAAAEAEAAATAEATDEATVEKAEEEVEAATAEEAKTEDKKDA, from the coding sequence ATGCCAGTAAAAATAAGATTACAAAGACACGGTAAAAAAGGAAAACCTTTTTTCTGGATTGTTGCTGCGGATACCCGCGCAAAAAGAGACGGTAAATTTTTGGATAAATTGGGAATCTATAACCCTAACACGAATCCTGCTACTATCGAATTAGATGTAGACGGAGCTGTTAAGTGGTTAGAAAATGGTGCTCAACCAACAGATACCGCTCGTGCTATCCTTTCTTACAAAGGAGCTTTACTTAAGAAACACTTAGCAGTAGGTGTGAAAAAAGGAGCTTTAACTGAAGAGCAGGCTGAGGAGAAATTCAAAGCATGGTTAGAAGAAAAAGAAGGAAAGATCGGAGCTAAAAAAGAATCTTTGAGCAAAGCTCAGGAAGCTGAAAAAGCTAAAGCACTAGAGGCTGAGAAAGAAGCTAACGCTAAGCGTGAAGCTGAATTCAAAGAAGCTGAAGAGGCTGAGGCAAAAGCTGCTGCTGAAGCTGAAGCTGCTGCAACTGCAGAGGCTACAGATGAAGCTACCGTTGAAAAAGCTGAAGAAGAAGTGGAAGCTGCAACTGCAGAAGAAGCTAAAACTGAAGACAAAAAAGACGCTTAA
- a CDS encoding PA2169 family four-helix-bundle protein, translating into MSYSSEVSKKLNELLEKNYDAEKGYKLAAEKVKDERLKNFFSERAQERYDFGHELKSEIRNFGENPDKGTSIKGDVHRSWMNLKTSLSNDKDEAVLEEAVRGEKAAVEEYEAILKESDIPASTGNILMKQKNAIVASLNEVKTLEKQA; encoded by the coding sequence ATGAGTTATTCAAGTGAAGTTTCTAAGAAACTAAATGAATTGTTAGAGAAGAATTATGATGCTGAAAAAGGATACAAATTGGCAGCTGAAAAAGTTAAAGATGAGCGTTTGAAGAATTTCTTTTCAGAACGTGCACAGGAAAGATATGATTTTGGACATGAATTGAAGTCTGAGATCAGAAATTTCGGTGAGAATCCAGATAAAGGAACTAGCATTAAAGGTGATGTACACAGATCCTGGATGAACCTGAAGACAAGTCTTTCTAATGATAAGGATGAGGCAGTTCTGGAAGAAGCTGTTAGAGGAGAAAAAGCTGCCGTTGAAGAATATGAAGCCATTCTTAAAGAGTCTGATATTCCTGCATCTACAGGTAATATCTTAATGAAGCAAAAAAATGCGATCGTAGCATCGCTTAATGAAGTAAAGACACTGGAGAAACAGGCTTAG